The stretch of DNA TCGATGTTTATAGACATTTTGGAGTAAGCGCAATTTTCAATGATAATAGTAGCGTTACTTTAAAGAAAGAATTTTCAAACTTAGAGCCATTAGCTTTAAATTTAAAAAACGCTCCAGATATTGCTCAAACTATAGCAGTAACATGTTTTGTTTTAGGAATACCTTGTGATTTAACAGGACTTCATACACTTAAAATTAAAGAAACGGATAGGTTGGTTGCTTTGAAAAATGAAATCGAAAAATTAGGAGGTCACGTTAAAATTACAGACAAGTCTCTGCATTTATCAGCTTCAAATAGGATTAATGAACTCGTGTCAATTGAGACATATCATGACCATAGAATGGCCATGGCATTTGCTCCTATAGCACTTAAAACAGCTGTTGTTATTGAAGATGCGGATGTCGTTTCAAAATCATATCCAAGCTTTTGGGATGACCTAAAATCTATTGGATTTAAAATAACTAAATAATAATCACCCATTTACTTGACAACCCCTACTCGGAGATTGTATATTTGCAACTTTCAAAAAATAACTAACGGCTTGCTAAATAAACCTTTCAATACTATTATAGGTTATTTTTAACCTAAGATTTATACTATTGAAAAACACCTTTGACGCAATAAAAACAATAAAAACTAACAAATGAAATTATCACACTTTGGCTTCAATTTACCAGATGAATTATTAGCAGAACATCCTGCAGAAAATAGAGATGAGTCACGTTTAATGGTTTTAAATAGAAAAGAGCAAACCATTGAACATAAAATGTTTAAAGACTTAATTGACTATTTTAACGAAGATGATGTTTTAATTCTTAATAACACCAAAGTTTTTCCTGCAAGATTATACGGTAATAAAGAAAAAACAGGAGCAAGAATAGAAGTGTTTTTGTTAAGAGAATTAAACGAAGAACAACGTCTTTGGGATGTTTTGGTAGACCCGGCACGTAAAATAAGAATTGGTAATAAATTGTACTTCGGCGATGATGATACATTGGTCGCAGAAGTTATAGATAATACAACATCCAGAGGACGTACATTACGTTTTTTATATGATGGGTCGTACACAGAGTTCCGAAGAAAACTAACCGAACTTGGAGAAACGCCGCTTCCAAAATATATAAAAAGAGATGTAGAGCCAGAAGATGAAGAACGTTACCAGACTATATATGCAAAA from Flavivirga spongiicola encodes:
- the queA gene encoding tRNA preQ1(34) S-adenosylmethionine ribosyltransferase-isomerase QueA encodes the protein MKLSHFGFNLPDELLAEHPAENRDESRLMVLNRKEQTIEHKMFKDLIDYFNEDDVLILNNTKVFPARLYGNKEKTGARIEVFLLRELNEEQRLWDVLVDPARKIRIGNKLYFGDDDTLVAEVIDNTTSRGRTLRFLYDGSYTEFRRKLTELGETPLPKYIKRDVEPEDEERYQTIYAKNEGAVAAPTAGLHFSKHLLKRLEIKGIDFAEVTLHVGLGTFNPVEVEDLSKHKMDSEELKIDEKAVDIVNKGIANKRRICAVGTTAMRAIESSVSSNGKLNEIDGWTNKFIFPPYDFSIANCMITNFHTPKSTLLMMVSAFAGHDFIKKAYDEAVKEKYKFYSYGDAMLII